Proteins encoded within one genomic window of Brassica rapa cultivar Chiifu-401-42 chromosome A09, CAAS_Brap_v3.01, whole genome shotgun sequence:
- the LOC103840005 gene encoding dihydrolipoyllysine-residue acetyltransferase component 5 of pyruvate dehydrogenase complex, chloroplastic, which yields MSRLLNTSFLPSSTCRTRSCSSSAPHFRGNKPRVVTVRAKIREIFMPALSSTMTEGKIVSWVKSEGDKLSKGESVVVVESDKADMDVETFYDGYLAAIMVEEGGVAPVGSAIALLAETEEEIADARAKASLGGGGTSPVSQAPPVVEDTVSSVPPLKAVSSASASASAVHPASEGGKRVVASPYAKKLAKELKVELAALVGSGPMGRIVAKDVEAAVAAAPPPPVQKEPSVELGSVVPFTTMQAAVSRNMAESLSVPTFRVGYTINTDALDALYKKIKSKGVTMTALLAKATALALAKHPVVNSSCRDGNSFVYNSSINIAVAVAIDGGLITPVLQNADKVDIYSLSRKWKELVDKARAKQLQPQEYNTGTFTLSNLGMFGVDRFDAILPPGTGAIMAVGASQPTVVATKDGRIGMKNQMQVNVTADHRVIYGADLAQFLQTLASIIEDPKDLTF from the exons ATGTCTCGTCTTCTCAACACGTCGTTCCTTCCTTCCTCCACTTGCAGAACCCGATCCTGCTCCTCCTCCGCTCCTCATTTCCGCGGTAACAAGCCACGAGTCGTCACCGTCCGGGCGAAGATCCGAGAGATCTTCATGCCTGCTCTCAGCTCCACCATGACCGAAGGCAAAATCGTGTCCTGGGTCAAATCCGAAGGCGACAAGCTCAGCAAAGGGGAGAGTGTTGTGGTCGTCGAATCCGACAAGGCCGATATGGACGTGGAGACTTTCTACGACGGTTATCTCGCCGCAATCATGGTCGAGGAAGGCGGTGTGGCTCCCGTTGGATCCGCCATTGCTTTGTTAGCTGAGACCGAGGAAGAAATCGCGGACGCTAGGGCTAAAGCTTCCCTTGGTGGTGGAGGCACTTCTCCTGTCTCCCAAGCACCTCCGGTTGTTGAAGACACGGTTTCTTCGGTTCCTCCGCTGAAGGCTGTGTCTTCTGCTTCTGCTTCTGCGTCGGCAGTGCATCCGGCGTCTGAAGGAGGGAAGAGAGTGGTGGCTTCTCCTTATGCGAAGAAGCTAGCCAAGGAGTTGAAAGTGGAGTTGGCTGCTTTAGTTGGAAGTGGGCCTATGGGAAGGATTGTTGCTAAAGATGTTGAAGCCGCTGTTGCTGCTGCTCCTCCTCCACCTGTTCAAAAGGAGCCTAGTGTTGAGCTCGGCTCCGTGGTTCCATTCACCACAATGCAAGCCGCCGTGAGTCGGAACATGGCTGAGAGCTTGTCGGTTCCCACTTTTAGAGTCGGTTACACAATCAACACCGATGCTCTTGATGCTCTCTACAAGAAG ATTAAGTCTAAAGGTGTGACAATGACGGCACTACTAGCAAAGGCAACTGCACTTGCACTCGCAAAACATCCAGTTGTAAACTCTTCCTGCAGAGATGGAAACAGTTTTGTGTATAACAGTAGCATCAACATTGCTGTTGCTGTTGCTATTGATGGTGGTTTGATCACTCCTGTTCTTCAGAACGCCGATAAG GTTGACATTTATTCATTGTCTAGAAAATGGAAAGAATTGGTTGATAAGGCCCGAGCCAAGCAGCTGCAGCCTCAGGAGTACAACACTG GTACTTTCACTCTCTCTAACCTCGGAATGTTTGGTGTTGATCGGTTTGATGCAATTCTTCCCCCTGGAACT GGAGCGATTATGGCTGTAGGAGCATCACAACCTACAGTGGTTGCTACTAAAGACGGCCGCATCGGCATGAAAAACCAGATGCAG GTGAATGTGACGGCAGATCATCGTGTTATCTATGGTGCTGATCTCGCACAGTTCTTGCAAACATTGGCCAGCATTATTGAGGACCCAAAGGACCTTACTTTCTAG